The Denticeps clupeoides chromosome 10, fDenClu1.1, whole genome shotgun sequence DNA window TATTAAATTGGCATTTAAATCctgaaaattattattgttttgatCATTTTGGAAAGGGCTCAAGCTttaagtgatttatgaaaataattttatgacAGAATTTGTTGCATGTACATTTTTGGCCACAAGAATGTCAAAAGGCATTATTTGACAATACAAATgcaatcaaatacattttttgttgatCTTTGACATGTCCAAAACCCAAATTACCATCATGGCCTCATCCCCCTACTATTTATTagattaaaaaatgctttttcattgattcaaatgattaaatttgtatttaaagTTCAAAGGTCTTAAGTTGACtaagtgatttatgaaaaaatctgaaaaagatATTGATGTTCGAGAATTGTATGGCAGATTTTGgtgcatgtacattttttgcCACAGGGGGTGTCAAGAGGCATTATTTGACACTAGACAAAAAAATACTAATGCAAATTTTGTTGTTGATCTTTGACATGTCCAAGACCCTAACTACCACCACTGCTTCATCCCCCTATTAGTTATTATatggataataataatttttttgtggatttttaaaataaattgtcaGTAATACAAAAAATTACCTGCCATTTAAAAtcctaaaaaaatgtttgaatgtTTGATCGTTTCTTAAAGGGCTCAAggtgatttatgaaaaatattgaTGCATGTGGATTTTATGGCAGATTTTGTGTTGACCATCAAGAGTGAGAGAGGGttcaaaatacacacagtacCCAGGGTAAGGATGACATCTATAAGTTAAAAACACTGAATTTCAATGTTTGGCTAAAAATAAGATTTCCAAGAGAAATTCATTGCAAACAAGATCTAACacacccagaaaaaaaatggaaccaaAACTACAAAAATGGCAGAAGAGGGACCAGAATgctaaaaatgaaacaataggCAAAGTACAACTTAATTTGTATCTCCATTTATGCAGAATCATGACATCTTCCATGTCTCTGCCTGCTGAAAAAGTCCCCTCTCTCCCCACTAAGGACACAAGCGCCAGTCCCAGCAGCCACGGAGAGCATGCCCATAATAAGAGCGTCTGTCTCCATGATGTAAACAACACTGAGACGTGGTGGAGGTTTACATTAGTCAGCAGATGTAGTTGGCCACACCATTAGTCAAGCTGACACCCACTTCTTGGCCGTGTTTTATTGATGAGGACAAGCGCGCCCCGGCAACCGGAGCGGGAGACGAGGCCACGCCGTTCCTCCCCTCTCTTATTCCCCACCCAGCCCCTCCCCTACCGACTCCTGCTCTCCTCCCACTCCGGCGGCAACAGGAGAGGAGGTACGGTGGGTCACGGTATGGCAGGAGACGGGAAGGTTGCCTCTTGTTCGGTCAAATGAATCCTTAGGAGCACAAGTTGAGTGACCGCTGGTGGCCTACAACTTTAGTGAGGCAAATACCGCAGCCGGATATTTTAAAGTGTTCTAACAGTGAGACCGAACATGTCGGTGTGGTCCAAGTGAAGTAAACAATGTCTACCGAGATAATGAACCGttccatgtcttttttttttttttttaatctctctgGCATTTCAAGGGAAGTGATTTCTCAGTCACCAGCCTCTTCTGAGATTCACACTCATGAAACCAAATCGCATCCATAAGTGGATTTTAAGCTCTGACTGGCTAAACAAAGCCAGTCTGATAAATGGATTTGAAAACGATGACCGTGCACAATAAGAGTTTGACTCATAAATGCAACAAGAATGTTACATCATGGATTTCTCACCTTCATCACAAGGTGCTTATTATTTTGTGGGCATCCCAGGATGAACCAGCTCTAGTTTAATTAGAACCACGATCAGATATTCACCTTCTTAAAACATACCTTACCATGAGCCATAAGCTCATATAGTGCATTATTTGAGAGGGGACATAAAGGGCAAACAGGCCTGTGGGGACTTGTCTGAATCTTtcatataaattaaaatattgcatAGGCATAGATGGCAGAGGgtaaaaatgactttaaaacGTCCAACTTTGGCACAGTAATTTACCTCCACTGTGCTATCTTTTCCCTGGAGAAAAAGGGACTATTTTTATGACAAGGACACAATGTTACAAGAGAATCTCGGAGATTGAACGCGTATCTGAACAAGAGCGGGGCGGTGCTgaagtaataagtaataattcTGCCTGACGTGCAGGTAACGCTGATACGAGAGCCGCGCTCAGGCCTTACCCCAGGGTCGTCATGGTGACGATGGTGTACCAAAAGGAAGCCGGGATGCTGGTGAATTTGCTGGACGTGGAGCCCTTCTCGGCGTAGAACATGACGGTGGCGAAGATGATGATGGCCATGGtgagggagaagagcaggaagCCGAGCTCGGAGGCGCAGCTCTTCAGCGTGTAGCCCAGGATGCGCAGGCCCTGCGAGTGGCGCGAGAACTTGAAGATGCGGAAGACGCGGAAGACCCGCAGCGTGACGAAGGCCCCGCTCACGTCCTCGTTGTTGGTCATGACCAGGCCGATGTAGTAGGGCAGGATGGCCACCACGTCGATGATGCTCATGACGCTGCGGATGAAGCGGTAGCGGCTGGGTGCCGCGAACAGGCGCATGAGGTACTCCACGGTGAAGATCATCACGCAGGCGGTGTCCATGCAGAAGAAGGCCTCGGTGTAGCGCTCGCCGCACGGCATGTCTTTCTGGTTGGGCGTGGCGCCGCACGGCACCGTCTCCACCACGTTGGTGATGACGGAGACAGCGATGAAGAACCCGGTGACGTAGTAGAAGACCAGGGCCATGGTGCTGGTGTGCGGGTTCTCGAAGGCCCTCCACATGGTCTCGCGGAAGGTCATGTTGGGCAGTTTGCAGTCCTTGTTGTCTTCGTTATCGTCCATGAGGCGCTCTGCGTTCTCTCGCTTGCGATCCTTGTACTCTTCGTAGCAGCAGTCGCTGATGATCTCGGGGATGATGCCGAAAAAAGCCAGCTCCTCGTCGTAGGCCGAGATGCACTCGTAGCGCGGGTAGTGCAGCTTGCCGGTGCGGTAGAAGTTGAGGATGCTGCGGAACACGTCCGGGTCGCGGTCGAAGAAGTACTCGCGGGTCTCCTCGTTGTAGAAGAACTCCTTCTCCGAGCTGCCCAGGAGGGTGTCCGGGTAGCGGTCCAGGGTGTTCCTCCAGGTCTGGAAGCGGCGGCCGCTCACGTTGAGGATGATCAGCTCGTCCTGCCGCTTGTTCTTCTCGGTGGGCGCCACGGGCATGGGCAGGTTCGCCACAGGCATCCAACCGATGGCCGCCGCCCGGGCGAAGGGCAGCCATGCCGCGACTCCCGCCGCCATGGCGA harbors:
- the kcnd3 gene encoding A-type voltage-gated potassium channel KCND3 — encoded protein: MAAGVAAWLPFARAAAIGWMPVANLPMPVAPTEKNKRQDELIILNVSGRRFQTWRNTLDRYPDTLLGSSEKEFFYNEETREYFFDRDPDVFRSILNFYRTGKLHYPRYECISAYDEELAFFGIIPEIISDCCYEEYKDRKRENAERLMDDNEDNKDCKLPNMTFRETMWRAFENPHTSTMALVFYYVTGFFIAVSVITNVVETVPCGATPNQKDMPCGERYTEAFFCMDTACVMIFTVEYLMRLFAAPSRYRFIRSVMSIIDVVAILPYYIGLVMTNNEDVSGAFVTLRVFRVFRIFKFSRHSQGLRILGYTLKSCASELGFLLFSLTMAIIIFATVMFYAEKGSTSSKFTSIPASFWYTIVTMTTLGYGDMVPKTIAGKIFGSICSLSGVLVIALPVPVIVSNFSRIYHQNQRADKRRAQKVQKARLARMRISKTGSSSAFLHSKRNGLLNESLELTQLPYKMNISHQSCSEDGQKLSKTMSLLESQHHHLLHCLEKTTNHEFMDEQLYEQSYLETALQSYPSRSPSLSSQGLTGTCCSRRAKKSSQLPNASAATSGLQELSAINIQCGDPPLSTSRSSLNMRPDDPPRLNCQSGQITTAIISIPTPPATTPDGDGHTLPNPSVQNIVKVSAL